The Streptomyces sp. Mut1 genome window below encodes:
- a CDS encoding sulfurtransferase has product MKPIISASECVSELAGPRPPVLLDVRWQLGGPHGRSDYEAAHIPGAVFVDLDTELAAPPGDGGRHPLPEPADFGAVMRRAGVSENTPVVVYDGGQGWAAARAWWLLRWAGHRDVRVLDGGLAAWTGELSKETPHPVEGDFVPVPGALALLDADGAAALARSGLLLDARAAERYRGDVEPIDRVGGHIPGAVSAPTGENVDADGRFLSPERLAARFAGLGAGDGTTEVGVYCGSGVSAAQQVLALELAGHRAALYAGSWSQWSGDESRPVATGPDPQ; this is encoded by the coding sequence ATGAAGCCCATCATCTCCGCATCCGAATGTGTGAGCGAACTGGCGGGGCCACGTCCGCCGGTGCTCCTGGACGTACGTTGGCAGCTCGGCGGGCCGCACGGCCGGTCCGACTACGAGGCGGCGCACATCCCCGGCGCGGTCTTCGTCGACCTCGACACGGAGCTCGCCGCTCCGCCGGGGGACGGCGGCCGCCACCCGCTGCCCGAGCCTGCGGACTTCGGCGCCGTGATGCGCCGCGCCGGGGTCAGCGAGAACACTCCGGTCGTCGTCTACGACGGCGGACAGGGCTGGGCGGCGGCCCGTGCCTGGTGGCTGCTGCGCTGGGCGGGGCACCGCGACGTGCGGGTGCTGGACGGAGGTCTCGCCGCCTGGACGGGGGAGTTGTCGAAGGAGACGCCCCACCCCGTGGAGGGCGACTTCGTGCCGGTGCCGGGGGCGCTGGCACTGCTCGACGCGGACGGCGCCGCCGCTCTGGCCCGCTCGGGCCTGCTGCTCGACGCGCGGGCGGCCGAGCGCTACCGGGGCGATGTGGAGCCCATCGACCGGGTCGGCGGGCACATCCCGGGCGCGGTCTCGGCCCCGACCGGGGAGAACGTGGACGCGGACGGGCGCTTTCTGAGCCCCGAGCGCCTGGCCGCCCGGTTCGCCGGGCTGGGCGCCGGTGACGGCACCACCGAGGTCGGCGTCTACTGCGGCTCGGGTGTCTCCGCGGCCCAGCAGGTGCTGGCGCTGGAGCTCGCCGGGCACCGGGCCGCGCTCTACGCGGGCTCCTGGTCGCAGTGGTCCGGAGACGAATCGCGCCCCGTCGCGACCGGGCCCGACCCCCAGTAA
- the sepH gene encoding septation protein SepH, with protein MPELRVVAVSNDGTRLVLKAADSTEYTLPIDERLRAAVRNDRARLGQIEIEVESHLRPRDIQARIRAGASAEEVAQFAGIPVDRVRRFEGPVLAERAFMAERARKTPVRRPGENTGPQLGEAVQERLLLRGADKETVQWDSWRRDDGTWEVLLVYRVAGEPHSASWTYDPPRRLVQAVDDEARSLIGETDEVAAPEPSFPFVPRIARLPRDRPLDRALDRQIERPAPPPPPEPEERIGGVTASERDSLTSLLEAVPSFRGDMVVPERPSPPEPPAIEPAVHEPEAEEPPAASAGAGSAYADVLMPRAVAGHRDRLTGTTDRQAEADGVRPGRRAAVPSWDEIVFGTRRKKQD; from the coding sequence ATGCCCGAACTGCGTGTCGTGGCCGTCTCCAACGACGGCACACGACTGGTGCTCAAGGCTGCGGACAGCACGGAGTACACGCTTCCGATCGACGAGCGGCTGCGAGCCGCCGTGCGCAACGACCGCGCGCGGCTCGGCCAGATCGAGATCGAGGTGGAGAGCCACCTCCGCCCCCGCGACATCCAGGCCCGGATACGAGCCGGCGCCTCCGCGGAGGAGGTCGCCCAGTTCGCCGGGATCCCCGTCGACCGTGTCCGCCGCTTCGAGGGCCCCGTGCTCGCGGAGCGCGCCTTCATGGCCGAGCGGGCCCGGAAGACTCCTGTGCGCCGTCCCGGCGAGAACACCGGCCCCCAGCTCGGCGAGGCGGTGCAGGAGCGGCTGCTGCTGCGCGGCGCCGACAAGGAAACCGTCCAGTGGGACTCGTGGCGCCGCGACGACGGCACCTGGGAGGTCCTCCTGGTGTACCGGGTCGCCGGTGAGCCGCACTCGGCGAGCTGGACGTACGACCCGCCGCGCCGGCTGGTCCAGGCCGTCGACGACGAGGCGCGTTCGCTGATCGGCGAGACGGACGAGGTCGCGGCTCCCGAGCCCAGCTTCCCGTTCGTCCCCCGGATCGCCCGGCTGCCGCGCGACCGGCCACTGGACCGCGCGCTGGACCGGCAGATCGAGCGCCCGGCCCCGCCGCCTCCCCCGGAGCCCGAGGAGCGCATCGGCGGGGTGACGGCGAGCGAGCGCGATTCGCTCACCAGCCTGCTGGAGGCGGTCCCGAGCTTCCGCGGTGACATGGTCGTGCCGGAGCGGCCGTCGCCGCCCGAGCCCCCGGCCATCGAGCCGGCCGTGCACGAGCCGGAGGCCGAGGAGCCGCCGGCCGCATCGGCGGGCGCGGGCTCCGCGTACGCGGACGTCCTGATGCCGCGCGCGGTCGCCGGCCACCGCGACCGGCTGACCGGGACGACGGACCGGCAGGCGGAGGCGGACGGGGTCCGCCCCGGGCGCCGGGCAGCGGTGCCGAGCTGGGACGAGATCGTCTTCGGCACACGCCGCAAGAAGCAGGACTGA
- a CDS encoding D-arabinono-1,4-lactone oxidase: protein MTETYARTATSPWRNWAGNVTARPARTVSPASVDELAEALRRASQDGLRVKPAGTGHSFTAAAATDGLLIRPDLLTGIRAIDRTAMTVTVEAGTPLKRLNAALAREGLSLTNMGDIMEQTVAGATSTGTHGTGRDSASISAQIRALELVTADGTVLACSETENADVFAVARIGLGALGVITAITFAVEPVFLLTAREEPMTFDKVTAEFDQLVTENEHFEFYWFPHTGNCNTKRNNRSAGPAAPPGKLSGWIDDELLSNGVFQVACSLGRAVPATIPSIAKLSSRALSARTYTDIPYKVFTSPRRVRFVEMEYALPREAAVEALREVRAMVDRSPLRISFPVEVRTAPADDIALSTASGRETAYIAVHLYRGTPYQAYFTAVERIMTAHGGRPHWGKINTRDAAYLSGVYPRFGEFTAVRDRLDPDRLFGNDYLRRVLGD from the coding sequence ATGACCGAGACCTACGCACGGACGGCGACGAGCCCGTGGCGCAACTGGGCGGGGAATGTCACCGCCCGCCCGGCACGGACCGTGTCCCCCGCGTCCGTGGACGAACTGGCCGAGGCGCTGCGCAGGGCGTCCCAGGACGGGCTGCGGGTGAAGCCGGCCGGCACCGGCCACTCCTTCACGGCGGCCGCGGCCACCGACGGGCTGCTGATCCGGCCCGACCTGCTGACGGGCATCCGCGCGATCGACCGCACGGCGATGACGGTGACGGTGGAGGCCGGAACCCCGCTGAAGCGGCTCAACGCCGCGCTGGCCCGCGAGGGCCTCTCGCTCACCAACATGGGCGACATCATGGAGCAGACGGTGGCCGGGGCCACCTCCACCGGCACGCACGGCACCGGCCGCGACTCGGCGTCCATATCGGCGCAGATACGCGCCCTGGAGCTGGTCACCGCGGACGGCACGGTGCTGGCCTGCTCGGAGACCGAGAACGCCGACGTGTTCGCGGTCGCCCGGATCGGGCTCGGCGCGCTGGGCGTCATCACGGCGATCACCTTCGCCGTGGAACCGGTCTTCCTGCTGACCGCCCGCGAGGAACCGATGACCTTCGACAAGGTCACGGCGGAATTCGACCAGTTGGTGACCGAGAACGAGCACTTCGAGTTCTACTGGTTCCCGCACACCGGGAACTGCAACACCAAGCGCAACAACCGGAGCGCGGGCCCGGCGGCCCCGCCCGGGAAACTCAGCGGCTGGATCGACGACGAGCTGCTGTCCAACGGCGTCTTCCAGGTGGCCTGCTCGCTCGGCCGGGCGGTGCCCGCCACGATCCCCTCGATCGCCAAGCTCTCCAGCCGGGCCCTGTCCGCGCGTACGTACACCGACATCCCGTACAAGGTGTTCACCAGCCCGCGCCGGGTGCGGTTCGTGGAGATGGAGTACGCGCTGCCCCGTGAGGCCGCCGTCGAGGCGCTGCGGGAGGTCCGGGCGATGGTCGACCGCTCGCCGCTGCGGATCAGCTTCCCCGTGGAGGTGCGCACCGCCCCGGCCGACGACATCGCGCTCTCCACGGCCTCGGGCCGGGAGACCGCGTACATCGCCGTCCATCTGTACCGGGGCACGCCCTACCAGGCGTACTTCACGGCGGTCGAGCGGATCATGACCGCGCACGGCGGCCGCCCGCACTGGGGGAAGATCAACACCCGTGACGCCGCGTACCTCTCGGGGGTGTATCCGCGCTTCGGCGAGTTCACGGCCGTACGGGACCGGCTGGACCCGGACCGCCTGTTCGGCAACGACTACCTGCGCCGGGTCCTGGGCGACTGA
- a CDS encoding ferrochelatase, protein MSDLRDPAPYDALLLLSFGGPEGPDDVVPFLANVTRGRGIPEERLKEVGKHYFLFGGVSPINAQNRALLDALRKDFSEHGLGLPVYWGNRNWAPYLTDTLREMVTDGHRRIAVLATSAYASYSGCRQYRENLAESLAALETEGLPLPRVDKLRHYFNHPGFVEPMVEGVLASLADLPDDVRTGAHLAFTTHSIPLSAADTSGPVEAHGDGGAYVAEHLDVARLIVDAVRERTGVEYPWRLVYQSRSGAPHIPWLEPDICDHLESLHGEGVPAVVMAPIGFVSDHMEVLYDLDTEATAKAAELGLPVRRSATVGADPRFAAAVRDLVLERAATERGRPPRRCALGTLGASHDLCPVGCCPARAPKPAAAGADSPYA, encoded by the coding sequence ATGTCCGATCTGCGCGATCCCGCCCCCTACGACGCCCTGCTGCTGCTCTCCTTCGGAGGCCCCGAAGGCCCGGACGACGTGGTCCCGTTCCTCGCGAACGTGACCCGCGGCCGGGGAATCCCCGAGGAGCGGCTCAAGGAGGTCGGCAAGCACTACTTCCTGTTCGGGGGCGTCAGTCCGATCAACGCCCAGAACAGGGCCCTGCTCGACGCGCTGCGCAAGGACTTCTCCGAGCACGGGCTCGGTCTGCCGGTCTACTGGGGCAACCGCAACTGGGCCCCCTACCTCACCGACACGCTGCGCGAGATGGTCACCGACGGCCACCGCCGCATCGCCGTCCTGGCGACCAGCGCCTACGCCTCCTACTCTGGCTGCCGGCAGTACCGCGAGAACCTCGCCGAGTCGCTGGCCGCCCTGGAGACCGAGGGTCTTCCCCTGCCGCGCGTGGACAAACTGCGGCACTACTTCAACCACCCCGGCTTCGTCGAGCCCATGGTGGAGGGCGTGCTCGCCTCGCTGGCGGACCTGCCCGACGACGTGCGTACGGGGGCGCACCTGGCCTTCACCACGCACTCCATCCCGCTCTCGGCCGCCGACACCTCGGGGCCCGTCGAGGCGCACGGCGACGGCGGCGCCTATGTCGCCGAGCACCTGGACGTCGCCCGCCTGATCGTCGACGCGGTGCGCGAGCGGACCGGTGTGGAGTACCCCTGGCGGCTCGTCTACCAGTCGCGCAGCGGCGCCCCGCACATCCCCTGGCTGGAACCCGACATCTGCGACCACCTCGAATCGCTCCACGGCGAGGGCGTCCCCGCCGTGGTGATGGCGCCCATCGGCTTCGTCTCGGACCACATGGAGGTCCTGTACGACCTCGACACCGAGGCCACCGCCAAGGCCGCCGAGCTGGGCCTGCCGGTCCGCCGGTCCGCGACGGTCGGCGCCGATCCGAGGTTCGCCGCGGCCGTGCGCGACCTCGTCCTCGAACGGGCCGCCACCGAGCGGGGCCGCCCGCCGCGGCGGTGCGCGCTCGGAACGCTCGGGGCGAGCCACGACCTGTGCCCGGTGGGCTGCTGCCCGGCCAGGGCGCCCAAGCCCGCCGCCGCGGGCGCCGACAGTCCGTACGCGTAG
- a CDS encoding inositol monophosphatase family protein, translating into MTDPDVSHTLLDLALEAAELAGRLLRDGRPARLGVAATKSSPVDVVTEMDIAAEKLITGFLAERRPYDGFLGEEGSTSEGRSGVRWVIDPLDGTVNYLYGLPTWAVSIGVELHGERVAGVVAAPMRQETYHAVLGGGAYVTGGIHGDTPVRLRCRPAAPLAEALVSTGFNYVADVRAHQAEVARKLIPGLRDIRRGGSAAIDLCDVAAGRLDGYYERGLHPWDLAAGDLIAREAGALTGGRPGRPGDGELMVAASPGVFEPLQTLLEELGAWHD; encoded by the coding sequence GTGACCGACCCCGACGTGTCGCACACCCTGCTCGATCTCGCCCTGGAGGCCGCCGAGCTCGCCGGCCGGCTGCTGCGCGACGGGCGCCCCGCCCGGCTGGGCGTGGCCGCGACCAAGTCCAGCCCGGTGGACGTCGTCACCGAGATGGACATCGCCGCCGAGAAGCTGATCACCGGATTCCTGGCCGAGCGCCGCCCCTACGACGGCTTCCTCGGCGAGGAGGGCTCGACCTCCGAGGGCAGGAGTGGCGTGCGCTGGGTGATCGACCCGCTCGACGGCACGGTGAACTATCTCTACGGGCTGCCCACCTGGGCCGTCTCCATCGGCGTGGAACTGCACGGCGAGCGGGTCGCCGGGGTGGTGGCGGCCCCGATGCGCCAGGAGACGTACCACGCGGTCCTCGGCGGCGGCGCGTACGTCACCGGCGGCATCCACGGCGACACCCCCGTCCGGCTGCGCTGCCGCCCCGCCGCGCCGCTCGCCGAGGCCCTCGTGTCGACCGGCTTCAACTACGTCGCGGACGTCCGGGCGCACCAGGCCGAGGTGGCGCGCAAGCTGATCCCCGGGCTGCGGGACATCCGGCGCGGCGGCTCGGCCGCGATCGATCTCTGCGACGTGGCCGCCGGCCGGCTCGACGGCTACTACGAGCGCGGCCTGCACCCGTGGGACCTGGCCGCCGGCGACCTCATCGCCCGGGAGGCGGGCGCCCTGACCGGCGGACGTCCCGGCCGGCCCGGGGACGGGGAGCTGATGGTGGCCGCGTCCCCCGGCGTCTTCGAACCCCTCCAGACCCTCCTGGAGGAGCTCGGCGCCTGGCACGACTGA
- a CDS encoding response regulator transcription factor — MRVLVVEDEQLLADAVATGLRREAMAVDVVYDGAAALERIEVNDYDVVVLDRDLPVVHGDDVCRRIVELGMPTRVLMLTASGDVSDRVEGLELGADDYLPKPFAFSELTARVRALGRRTTVALPPVLERAGIKLDPNRREVFRGDQEVQLAPKEFAVLEVLMRSEGAVVSAEQLLEKAWDENTDPFTNVVRVTVMTLRRKLGEPPVIVTVPGSGYRI; from the coding sequence GTGCGCGTACTCGTCGTGGAGGACGAGCAGCTGCTCGCCGATGCGGTGGCCACCGGATTGCGCCGCGAGGCCATGGCCGTCGATGTCGTGTACGACGGTGCCGCGGCCCTGGAGCGCATCGAGGTGAACGACTACGACGTCGTGGTGCTGGACCGCGACCTCCCCGTGGTCCACGGCGACGACGTGTGCCGCCGGATCGTCGAGCTGGGCATGCCCACCCGGGTGCTCATGCTCACCGCCTCCGGGGACGTCAGCGACCGCGTGGAGGGGCTTGAGCTGGGCGCCGACGACTATCTGCCCAAGCCCTTCGCCTTCAGCGAGCTGACCGCCCGGGTCCGGGCGCTCGGCCGCCGTACGACCGTCGCCCTGCCGCCGGTCCTGGAGCGGGCCGGCATCAAGCTCGACCCCAACCGGCGCGAGGTGTTCCGGGGCGACCAGGAGGTCCAGCTCGCGCCGAAGGAGTTCGCCGTCCTGGAGGTCCTGATGCGCAGCGAGGGCGCGGTCGTCTCGGCCGAGCAGCTCCTGGAGAAGGCCTGGGACGAGAACACCGACCCGTTCACCAACGTCGTCCGGGTGACCGTCATGACCCTGCGCCGCAAACTCGGCGAGCCCCCGGTGATCGTCACCGTGCCCGGCTCCGGCTACCGGATCTGA
- a CDS encoding sensor histidine kinase: MPAVPPPTAAPPKPTWEPKQQEPAYPWLRPTIRIRLTLLYGGMFLIAGILLLSIIYMLAAQALHVGSELPFKIVDGYVSSDVCNLLKEGSSPSAVNAAMNSCVNHQRQQALETLLNRSLLALVGLSVIAFAFGYGMAGRVLSPLGRITRIARRVAGTDLSRRIELDGPDDELKELSDTFDDMLDRLERAFTAQQRFVGNASHELRTPLAINRTLLEVHLSDPQAPPELQQLGKTLLATNERSEQLVEGLLLLARSDNQIVERKPVDLAEVASRAVDQARGEAEAKGVEMHVTLAPAVVQGNGVLLERIALNLVQNAVRYNVAEDGWVEVSTELLPGQAVLVVSNTGPVVPAYEIDNLFEPFRRLRTERTGSDKGVGLGLSIARSVARAHGGRIIAEPREGGGLVMRVSLPV; this comes from the coding sequence GTGCCCGCCGTACCGCCGCCCACGGCGGCGCCCCCCAAACCCACCTGGGAGCCCAAGCAGCAGGAGCCCGCCTACCCCTGGCTGCGCCCGACCATCCGGATACGGCTCACCCTGCTGTACGGCGGCATGTTCCTGATCGCGGGCATCCTGCTGCTGTCGATCATCTACATGCTGGCCGCCCAGGCCCTGCACGTGGGCAGCGAGCTGCCGTTCAAGATCGTCGACGGGTACGTGTCCAGTGATGTCTGCAACCTGCTGAAGGAGGGCAGCTCGCCCAGCGCGGTGAACGCGGCGATGAACTCCTGCGTCAACCACCAGCGCCAGCAGGCACTGGAGACGCTGCTCAACCGCTCGCTGCTGGCCCTGGTGGGCCTGAGCGTCATCGCCTTCGCCTTCGGTTACGGGATGGCCGGCCGGGTGCTCTCGCCGCTGGGCCGGATCACCCGCATCGCCCGCCGGGTGGCCGGAACGGACCTGTCCAGGCGGATCGAGCTGGACGGCCCGGACGACGAGCTGAAGGAGCTGTCCGACACCTTCGACGACATGCTGGACCGTCTGGAGCGGGCCTTCACCGCGCAGCAGCGGTTCGTCGGGAACGCCTCGCACGAGCTGCGCACCCCGCTGGCCATCAACCGCACGCTGCTGGAGGTCCACCTCTCCGACCCACAGGCACCTCCCGAGCTCCAGCAGCTGGGCAAGACCCTGCTGGCCACCAACGAGCGCAGCGAGCAGCTGGTCGAGGGTCTGCTGCTGCTCGCCCGCAGCGACAACCAGATCGTCGAGCGCAAACCCGTCGACCTCGCCGAGGTCGCCTCGCGCGCCGTCGACCAGGCGCGCGGGGAGGCCGAGGCCAAGGGCGTGGAGATGCATGTGACGCTGGCCCCGGCGGTCGTCCAGGGCAACGGCGTCCTGCTGGAGCGCATCGCGCTCAACCTCGTGCAGAACGCCGTGCGCTACAACGTGGCGGAGGACGGCTGGGTGGAGGTGAGCACGGAGCTTCTGCCGGGGCAGGCGGTGCTCGTCGTCTCGAACACCGGCCCCGTGGTGCCCGCCTACGAGATCGACAACCTCTTCGAGCCCTTCAGACGGCTGCGTACCGAGCGCACGGGCAGCGACAAGGGGGTCGGGCTCGGCCTGTCGATCGCGCGGTCCGTCGCGCGCGCCCACGGAGGCCGTATCATCGCCGAGCCCCGCGAAGGCGGTGGTCTTGTGATGCGTGTCTCACTGCCTGTGTGA
- a CDS encoding DUF4193 domain-containing protein, protein MATDYDTPRKTDDDVDQDSLEELKARRSDKTASAVDVDEFDAAEGLELPGADLSNEELAVRVLPKQADEFTCMSCFLVHHRSQLAREKNGQPICRDCD, encoded by the coding sequence ATGGCAACGGATTACGACACCCCACGAAAGACCGACGACGACGTCGATCAGGACAGCCTTGAAGAGCTGAAGGCGCGGCGGAGCGACAAGACGGCGTCCGCCGTCGACGTCGACGAGTTCGACGCCGCAGAAGGACTGGAGCTGCCCGGCGCGGACCTGTCCAACGAGGAGCTGGCCGTACGGGTCCTGCCCAAGCAGGCCGATGAGTTCACCTGCATGAGCTGCTTCCTCGTCCACCACCGCAGTCAGCTGGCCCGCGAGAAGAACGGCCAGCCGATCTGCCGCGACTGCGACTGA
- a CDS encoding DUF3093 domain-containing protein, with amino-acid sequence MQPSTPPFDERLTAPRSWWLIAVLIGIACALMLLPLGTLPLLAGLAGGTVLSAVAVSSYGSARVRVVAGALVAGDARIPVSALGRAEALDAEEARAWRTYKADTRAFMLLRSYIPTAVRVEVTDPEDPTPYVYLSTRDPRALVAALNAAVPA; translated from the coding sequence ATGCAGCCTTCCACACCGCCCTTCGACGAACGTCTCACCGCTCCCCGTTCGTGGTGGCTGATCGCCGTCCTGATCGGCATCGCGTGCGCGCTGATGCTGCTGCCGCTGGGCACCCTGCCGCTGCTCGCCGGTCTCGCGGGCGGCACGGTCCTGTCGGCGGTCGCGGTGAGCTCGTACGGCTCCGCCCGCGTCCGGGTGGTGGCGGGTGCGCTCGTCGCCGGGGACGCGCGGATTCCGGTGTCGGCCCTCGGCCGGGCCGAGGCGCTGGACGCCGAGGAGGCGCGGGCCTGGCGCACGTACAAGGCGGACACCCGTGCCTTCATGCTGCTGCGCAGCTACATCCCGACGGCGGTGCGGGTGGAGGTCACGGACCCCGAGGACCCGACCCCGTACGTCTATCTGTCGACCCGCGACCCGCGGGCGCTGGTGGCCGCGCTGAACGCGGCGGTCCCGGCGTAG
- a CDS encoding PaaI family thioesterase has translation MSGTSAALTPPADAVKPVRHPDAPAPGELLGAHYEHCFGCGGGQPHGLHLQARAGEGVCVTAEFTVKAAHQGAPGLAHGGVLATALDETLGSLNWLLRAIAVTGRLETDFVRPVPVDTVLFLDAEITAVHGRKIYSRATGRIGGPDGPVAVRADALFIEVKVDHFIENGRPAEIRAAMADPDQVKRARAFEVNP, from the coding sequence GTGAGTGGAACATCTGCGGCTCTGACGCCCCCGGCCGACGCGGTGAAACCGGTCCGGCACCCCGACGCCCCGGCCCCCGGCGAACTCCTCGGCGCGCACTACGAGCACTGCTTCGGCTGCGGCGGCGGGCAGCCGCACGGACTGCACCTCCAGGCGCGGGCCGGCGAGGGTGTCTGCGTGACCGCCGAGTTCACCGTGAAGGCCGCCCACCAGGGCGCCCCCGGCCTGGCGCACGGCGGTGTGCTGGCCACCGCGCTGGACGAGACGCTCGGCTCGCTGAACTGGCTGCTGCGGGCGATCGCGGTGACCGGACGGCTGGAGACCGACTTCGTCCGCCCCGTCCCCGTCGACACCGTGCTGTTCCTCGACGCCGAGATCACCGCCGTGCACGGCCGCAAGATCTACTCCCGGGCGACCGGCCGGATCGGGGGCCCGGACGGGCCCGTGGCGGTACGCGCCGATGCCCTGTTCATCGAGGTCAAGGTCGACCACTTCATCGAGAACGGCCGGCCGGCCGAGATCCGGGCGGCGATGGCCGACCCCGACCAGGTCAAGCGGGCCCGTGCCTTCGAGGTGAACCCCTGA
- the dut gene encoding dUTP diphosphatase has translation MRHPVDVLIRRVDPDVPLPAYGHPGDAGADLVTTEAAELAPGERAVLPTGVSIALPDGYAAFVHPRSGLAARCGVALVNAPGTVDAGYRGEIKVIVINLDPRESVRFERFDRIAQLVVQQVEKVRFHEVSELPGSARAEGGFGSTGGHAAVDVDGVRGGVPQDGNSYASVESDREGQ, from the coding sequence ATGCGCCACCCTGTCGACGTGCTGATCCGCCGGGTCGACCCGGACGTTCCCCTTCCGGCCTACGGGCACCCCGGAGACGCCGGGGCCGACCTCGTGACGACCGAGGCGGCCGAGCTGGCGCCGGGCGAGCGGGCCGTGCTGCCCACCGGGGTTTCGATCGCCCTGCCCGACGGGTACGCCGCGTTCGTGCACCCACGATCCGGCCTCGCCGCCCGCTGCGGAGTGGCCCTCGTGAATGCCCCGGGGACGGTCGATGCCGGGTACCGTGGAGAGATCAAGGTGATTGTCATCAATCTCGACCCGCGCGAGTCCGTGCGGTTCGAGCGGTTCGACCGGATTGCCCAACTGGTCGTGCAGCAGGTCGAGAAGGTGCGCTTCCACGAAGTGTCGGAGCTTCCCGGCTCGGCGCGGGCCGAAGGGGGCTTCGGGTCCACCGGCGGCCATGCCGCCGTTGATGTTGATGGCGTCCGGGGCGGGGTTCCCCAGGACGGGAACAGCTACGCTTCGGTCGAATCCGACCGGGAAGGACAGTGA
- a CDS encoding DUF3710 domain-containing protein: protein MFGRRKNSDAADDTADEAREAEQVVDEQGDAEGESRRTNLPPAPRPDGPWDISEVSQPGEGRVDLGGVFVPGVEGMELRVEVAGDAIVAATVVLRDSAIQLQAFAAPKKEGIWGEVREEIASGITQQGGIIDEVEGPLGWELRAQVPVQLPDGTNGVQLVRFVGVDGPRWFLRGVISGQGAVQPEAAGLLETVFRDTVVVRGEGPMAPRDPIVLKLPNDAQMVPEGVQQEEQEGSKFSGGMGQLQRGPEITEVR, encoded by the coding sequence GTGTTCGGACGTCGCAAGAACAGTGATGCCGCCGATGACACGGCGGACGAGGCGCGCGAGGCCGAGCAGGTCGTCGACGAGCAGGGTGACGCCGAGGGCGAATCGCGCCGGACGAACCTTCCGCCGGCGCCGCGCCCGGACGGCCCGTGGGACATCAGCGAGGTGTCCCAGCCCGGCGAGGGCCGGGTCGACCTGGGCGGCGTCTTCGTGCCCGGCGTCGAGGGCATGGAGCTGCGGGTAGAGGTCGCGGGCGACGCGATCGTCGCGGCCACCGTCGTGCTGCGCGACAGCGCGATCCAGCTCCAGGCCTTCGCAGCCCCCAAGAAGGAGGGCATCTGGGGCGAGGTCCGCGAGGAGATCGCCTCCGGCATCACCCAGCAGGGCGGCATCATCGACGAGGTCGAGGGCCCGCTGGGCTGGGAGCTGCGCGCGCAGGTCCCCGTACAGCTTCCCGACGGGACGAACGGCGTGCAGCTGGTGCGCTTCGTCGGCGTAGACGGCCCGCGCTGGTTCCTGCGCGGAGTGATCTCCGGCCAGGGCGCCGTGCAGCCGGAGGCCGCAGGTCTCCTGGAGACGGTCTTCCGGGACACCGTGGTCGTCCGCGGCGAGGGCCCGATGGCTCCCCGCGACCCGATCGTCCTCAAGCTCCCCAACGACGCCCAGATGGTCCCCGAGGGCGTCCAGCAGGAGGAGCAGGAGGGCTCGAAGTTCTCCGGTGGCATGGGCCAGCTCCAGCGCGGCCCCGAGATCACCGAGGTGCGCTGA
- the kdpF gene encoding K(+)-transporting ATPase subunit F: protein MTADNVAGLVVAAALLGYLVLALLFPERF from the coding sequence GTGACCGCGGACAACGTGGCCGGCCTCGTCGTGGCCGCCGCCCTGCTGGGCTACCTCGTACTCGCCCTCCTCTTCCCGGAGAGGTTCTGA